From the Gordonia bronchialis DSM 43247 genome, one window contains:
- a CDS encoding ATP-binding protein, translated as MLHIVGQLNSATYLTIRNAIAATATETTGAVVVDARSMRAASDSAWTALSSAAWLVRDWPDVPVTVVADDAARHQLDTVGVTRHIAVYDDLATALDSVRAENMPVRVTHRARHVVPRGIAMPIGAARHFVASTLRDWRRPRYVELARMVTTVLVSNVIEHTRDDPVVRVELHTPARLVVAVGDHDPHLPAVTEDRHGHVPIASGLALLTSLSHHWGCTPTGSGKTVWAVAGDREVERFR; from the coding sequence GTGCTGCACATTGTCGGTCAGCTGAACTCCGCGACGTACCTGACCATCCGTAATGCGATCGCGGCAACCGCGACCGAGACGACCGGAGCAGTGGTCGTGGACGCGCGATCGATGCGCGCCGCGTCGGATTCGGCGTGGACCGCGCTGAGCAGCGCGGCCTGGCTGGTCCGTGATTGGCCCGATGTGCCGGTCACCGTGGTCGCCGACGACGCTGCGCGACATCAGCTCGACACCGTCGGGGTGACCCGCCACATCGCCGTCTACGACGACCTCGCGACCGCGCTGGACTCGGTGCGCGCCGAGAACATGCCCGTGCGCGTCACTCACCGGGCCCGGCACGTGGTTCCACGTGGCATCGCGATGCCCATCGGCGCGGCCCGGCATTTCGTGGCCTCGACACTGCGCGACTGGCGTCGGCCACGGTACGTGGAACTGGCCCGGATGGTGACGACGGTGCTGGTCAGCAACGTCATCGAGCACACGCGTGACGACCCGGTGGTCCGAGTCGAATTGCACACGCCGGCACGGCTGGTGGTAGCGGTCGGCGACCACGATCCGCATCTCCCCGCGGTGACCGAGGACCGGCACGGTCACGTCCCGATCGCGTCGGGCCTGGCACTGCTGACGTCGTTGTCGCATCACTGGGGATGTACCCCCACCGGGTCGGGTAAGACGGTATGGGCGGTGGCCGGTGACCGTGAGGTCGAGCGGTTCCGCTGA
- a CDS encoding GAF and ANTAR domain-containing protein has protein sequence MSAKEPSAKEPDEVSPSVATLHAAIARLARDMHGSSEVSVAPDDVLSQVTQAAVELIPGVDHAGVTLVRRRHRSTPPELESTAETGPIPRQIDDLQHHFGDGPCFEAIWTEETVYVPDVLTETRWPAFVRAVGEQTPVRSSLAIQLVVNDVELGALNLHSEKPEAFDEAVTEVAMGLAAHAAIALSGARRGQQFRVALASRDIIGQAKGMIMERYDTDAGRAFGILRQLSQESNVPIVDVARRIVEADHLE, from the coding sequence GTGAGCGCCAAGGAACCCAGTGCCAAGGAACCCGACGAAGTGTCCCCGTCGGTCGCGACGCTGCATGCCGCCATCGCGCGTCTGGCCCGCGACATGCACGGCTCCTCAGAGGTCTCGGTTGCACCCGACGACGTGTTGAGTCAGGTGACCCAGGCGGCCGTCGAACTGATCCCGGGTGTCGATCATGCGGGCGTCACCCTGGTCCGCAGGCGGCACCGCTCGACGCCCCCTGAACTCGAATCAACCGCCGAGACCGGCCCGATTCCGCGACAGATCGACGACCTGCAGCACCACTTCGGTGACGGGCCGTGTTTCGAGGCGATCTGGACCGAAGAGACGGTGTACGTCCCCGACGTACTGACCGAAACCCGCTGGCCGGCCTTCGTACGCGCCGTCGGAGAGCAGACCCCGGTCCGCTCCTCGCTGGCGATACAGCTCGTCGTCAACGACGTAGAACTCGGCGCACTCAACCTGCACTCTGAGAAACCGGAGGCCTTTGACGAGGCCGTCACCGAGGTCGCCATGGGGCTGGCCGCGCACGCCGCGATCGCACTGTCCGGCGCGCGCCGCGGACAGCAGTTCCGTGTCGCCCTCGCCTCCCGCGACATCATCGGACAGGCCAAGGGCATGATCATGGAGCGCTACGATACCGACGCCGGGCGGGCCTTCGGGATTCTGCGTCAGCTGTCGCAGGAATCGAATGTTCCCATCGTCGACGTCGCCCGGCGGATCGTGGAGGCCGATCACCTGGAGTGA
- a CDS encoding CDGSH iron-sulfur domain-containing protein has product MTRSDEPLRVRMVRGGPTLVPGPVDIELPDGSHVASDRFMVALCSCGRSKRYPLCDTSHRRRRRDSAN; this is encoded by the coding sequence ATGACCCGCTCCGACGAACCTCTCCGGGTACGGATGGTCCGTGGCGGCCCCACGCTCGTCCCTGGTCCCGTCGACATCGAACTGCCCGACGGCTCCCACGTGGCATCCGACCGGTTCATGGTGGCGCTGTGCTCGTGCGGGCGCAGTAAGCGATATCCGTTGTGCGACACCAGCCATCGGCGACGGAGGCGGGACAGCGCTAATTGA
- a CDS encoding iron-containing redox enzyme family protein — MHATTRPPTTQATMPTARGPLSERLIDALTHGTPIGTVREVADADPYGDDLQLALYTAYELHYAGFVGVDDDREWDPDILAFRRELERAFVAAVRDDVDALGEPGSAAHEMAELSTEPVDGDGASFHLRDNGTWEQFGDYFRMRSLYHLKEADPHAWAIPRLRRTSKAAFVAVEFDEFGGGRGDAVHQELYADLLDAAGLDSTNLGYLDAAPGWALAPVNLMSCFGLHRALRGATVGHLAATEITSSPGSARLLVGLERLDAPEPCRHFYREHIEADAVHEQVLRTDVVGELVATEPELESDIVFGIRGFLVVEDAFDRGLQSGWGTVSAP, encoded by the coding sequence ATGCACGCCACCACCCGCCCGCCCACCACGCAGGCCACCATGCCCACGGCACGTGGTCCGCTGTCGGAACGGCTGATCGACGCGCTCACCCACGGCACACCGATCGGGACGGTACGCGAGGTGGCCGACGCCGACCCGTACGGCGACGATCTGCAACTCGCCCTCTACACCGCCTACGAACTGCACTACGCGGGGTTCGTCGGCGTCGACGACGACCGCGAATGGGACCCGGACATCCTCGCCTTCCGGCGCGAACTCGAGCGGGCCTTTGTGGCCGCGGTGCGCGACGACGTCGACGCACTCGGCGAACCCGGCAGCGCAGCCCATGAGATGGCCGAACTCAGCACCGAACCCGTTGACGGTGATGGTGCCTCATTTCACCTGCGCGACAACGGAACCTGGGAACAGTTCGGCGACTACTTCCGGATGCGCTCGCTGTATCACCTCAAAGAGGCCGACCCGCATGCGTGGGCCATCCCGCGACTGCGCCGCACGTCCAAGGCAGCCTTCGTGGCGGTGGAGTTCGACGAGTTCGGCGGCGGGCGCGGCGACGCGGTGCACCAAGAGCTCTACGCCGATCTCCTCGACGCGGCCGGACTCGATTCGACCAACCTCGGCTACCTCGACGCCGCTCCGGGGTGGGCGCTGGCGCCGGTCAACCTGATGTCCTGCTTCGGCCTGCACCGGGCCCTGCGCGGCGCCACCGTCGGGCATCTGGCGGCCACCGAGATCACGTCGTCGCCGGGGTCGGCGCGACTGCTCGTCGGGCTCGAACGTCTCGACGCCCCCGAGCCGTGCAGGCACTTCTACCGCGAGCACATCGAGGCCGACGCCGTACACGAGCAGGTCCTGCGCACCGACGTCGTCGGCGAACTGGTGGCCACCGAACCCGAGCTGGAAAGCGACATAGTCTTCGGCATCCGCGGCTTCCTGGTCGTCGAAGACGCCTTTGACCGCGGCCTGCAGTCAGGCTGGGGTACCGTCTCCGCTCCCTGA
- a CDS encoding cutinase family protein encodes MNHTTRPPVRRWIAALVCVFGALGTSVALNAAPASAAPGCPDVQVIFARGTVEPAPPVGLTGLAYAEALRSQLPGRSVAVKGVDYAASDQFNNRVKFVRSVADGVRAAQREVTTTARNCPNTRIALGGYSQGAVVAGYATSGKIAIPDRYRQYESEVPPPLPASVTRHIAAIVLFGAPSDRFITDIGAPPVRVGAPYAGRTVKYCIPTDTICNGAPVGGPNASHVLYTVNGMAFDAARFTVRRL; translated from the coding sequence ATGAATCACACAACCCGTCCTCCTGTCCGACGCTGGATTGCCGCGCTGGTCTGCGTCTTCGGCGCACTCGGTACGAGCGTCGCGCTCAACGCGGCACCCGCATCAGCCGCCCCCGGATGCCCCGACGTGCAGGTGATCTTCGCGCGTGGCACCGTCGAACCGGCACCGCCGGTCGGCCTGACCGGGCTCGCGTACGCGGAGGCGCTGCGTTCCCAGCTGCCCGGCCGGTCGGTCGCGGTGAAGGGTGTCGACTATGCGGCGAGCGACCAGTTCAACAACCGCGTGAAGTTCGTCCGCAGCGTCGCCGACGGTGTCCGCGCGGCCCAGCGTGAGGTGACCACGACCGCCCGGAACTGCCCGAACACCCGGATCGCACTCGGCGGGTACTCGCAGGGTGCGGTGGTTGCCGGATATGCGACGAGCGGCAAGATCGCCATCCCCGATCGCTACCGCCAGTACGAGTCGGAGGTGCCACCGCCGCTGCCCGCGAGCGTCACCCGGCACATCGCCGCGATCGTCCTGTTCGGCGCACCGTCGGACCGCTTCATCACCGACATCGGCGCGCCGCCGGTGCGGGTCGGAGCGCCCTACGCCGGCCGCACGGTGAAGTACTGCATCCCCACCGACACCATCTGCAACGGCGCTCCGGTCGGCGGACCGAACGCCTCGCACGTCCTCTACACGGTCAACGGCATGGCGTTCGACGCCGCGCGGTTCACCGTTCGCCGACTCTGA